In the Streptomyces formicae genome, one interval contains:
- a CDS encoding amidohydrolase — protein sequence MTGAADAHADLVFVGGQVVTVDAEFSVASALAVTGGIIRAVGGRDDVAPFIGPDTRVIDLRGATLLPGINDSHLHGCAFGMATPPLSLDVSHPTVSSLADAAEAVRVAVGRVPKGQWITGHGWDTGYLDECVADPARQPSRHDLDGVSPDHPVVLYSFSGHATWVNSKALELIGLDRDTPAPPGGAIVADGAGEPTGLLREGAQALVQNALPPLSRQERTDAIRAALAEFARLGITSYTEPGLGPGGDGIMRGALGTQTLEVYRSLLAEGELTARLGVLLLPTGMASTAQEFADSLTALTATGDGESADPRRLAIHGVKVFADGIVPNKTSWMHEPYVGGGCGSLCVGGESDDERTAEIDAIIRHAHGAGYQLGVHVTGDRACDTVTDAFAAALTAQPRPDARHYVIHGDFLTAHSMEVLAAHDLGVNMNPTIKWTVADMEEEFVGAGRAAYAWPYRDALDAGVHVASGSDAPVTHPDWRQGVATMVLRESKAAGRVSGPEQRITLAEAIRTYTIDAAWQDFAEDWKGSLEPGKVADLCVLEGDLLTADPHDIPTMPVLLTVMDGRVVHDTLRD from the coding sequence ATGACGGGCGCGGCGGACGCGCATGCGGATCTGGTGTTCGTGGGCGGGCAGGTGGTCACGGTCGACGCGGAGTTCTCCGTCGCGTCGGCCCTGGCCGTGACCGGTGGGATCATCCGCGCCGTGGGCGGACGCGACGACGTCGCGCCGTTCATCGGACCGGACACCCGCGTCATCGACCTGCGAGGAGCGACGCTGCTGCCCGGCATCAACGACTCCCATCTGCACGGCTGCGCGTTCGGCATGGCGACGCCCCCGCTCTCCCTGGACGTGAGCCACCCCACGGTGTCGAGCCTGGCCGACGCGGCGGAGGCGGTACGGGTGGCCGTGGGCCGGGTGCCGAAGGGCCAGTGGATAACGGGGCACGGCTGGGACACCGGCTACCTCGACGAGTGCGTCGCCGATCCGGCACGGCAGCCCTCGCGGCACGACCTCGACGGCGTGAGCCCCGACCACCCAGTCGTCCTCTACTCCTTCTCCGGGCACGCCACCTGGGTCAACTCCAAGGCGCTGGAACTGATCGGCCTCGACAGGGACACGCCCGCGCCGCCCGGCGGTGCCATCGTCGCGGACGGGGCTGGCGAGCCGACCGGACTGCTCCGCGAGGGGGCCCAGGCCCTGGTGCAGAACGCGCTGCCGCCGCTGAGCAGGCAGGAACGCACCGACGCGATCCGCGCGGCCCTGGCCGAGTTCGCGCGCCTCGGCATCACCAGCTACACCGAGCCGGGGCTCGGCCCCGGCGGCGACGGCATCATGCGGGGCGCGCTCGGCACGCAGACCCTGGAGGTCTACCGAAGCCTGCTGGCCGAGGGCGAGCTGACCGCACGCCTCGGCGTCCTGCTCCTGCCCACCGGCATGGCGAGCACCGCCCAGGAGTTCGCCGACTCCCTCACCGCACTGACCGCCACCGGCGACGGCGAGAGCGCCGACCCGCGCCGGCTGGCGATCCACGGGGTGAAGGTCTTCGCGGACGGCATCGTGCCCAACAAGACGTCCTGGATGCACGAGCCCTACGTCGGCGGCGGCTGCGGCTCCCTGTGCGTGGGCGGGGAGAGCGACGACGAGCGGACCGCCGAGATCGACGCCATCATCCGCCACGCCCATGGCGCCGGGTACCAGCTGGGCGTCCACGTCACCGGCGACCGGGCCTGCGACACCGTGACGGACGCCTTCGCCGCGGCCCTGACCGCGCAGCCGCGCCCCGACGCCCGCCACTACGTCATCCACGGCGACTTCCTCACCGCGCACAGCATGGAGGTGCTGGCCGCGCACGACCTCGGCGTCAACATGAACCCCACCATCAAGTGGACCGTCGCGGACATGGAGGAGGAGTTCGTGGGCGCCGGCCGCGCCGCGTACGCGTGGCCCTACCGCGACGCCCTGGACGCCGGTGTGCACGTGGCGAGCGGCTCCGACGCCCCGGTCACCCACCCGGACTGGAGGCAGGGAGTGGCCACGATGGTGCTGCGCGAGTCCAAGGCCGCCGGTCGCGTGAGCGGCCCCGAGCAGCGCATCACCCTGGCCGAGGCGATCCGCACGTACACCATCGACGCGGCATGGCAGGACTTCGCCGAGGACTGGAAGGGTTCCCTGGAACCGGGCAAGGTCGCCGACCTGTGCGTACTGGAAGGGGACCTGCTCACCGCCGACCCCCACGACATCCCCACGATGCCCGTCCTGCTGACGGTGATGGACGGGCGGGTCGTGCACGACACCCTCCGCGATTGA
- a CDS encoding AAA family ATPase encodes MYEEQAGDVTGIVGRDAELARLFRAVDAEASAEPVLVLLGDVGAGKSTLLDRAVGRAAARGARVLRATGSESESHLAFSALHLLLRPVADEVDALPERQRAALHGAFGADPAPEEPDAMLIGVAVLHLLSAVGERGPVLVVLDDAQWFDRASLDALSFAARRLAGEPFTLLLAARTGDRLPGFGHHVPTLTVGALDDAAAERLLEARPRPPSGHTRRRILDQAEGNPLALLELTRAATAHGTTGPDLLARDTSGPSSVGPLPLTDHLEHVFAARLDGLPATTRRALLLLAAMDTVDAETAARAALPDARDEAWLPAEQAELIRRSGRGPRFSHPLVRSAVYHAASPEAQSAAHSALAERLGEEPDRGAWHRAAAATAPDAEVAAELARTAERARRRGGHAAAASALRRAADLAPRRADSARLLVAAAGQAVLTGDLAWVEELAGEVRARTDDAALLAEVAAQVGRLATLTVRHSVVFARLADAAAESASERPATALDLLAGAAVTGFYCGREDQRRRIQAVLKSLPQDGPQAWLRAWVRAVADPFDDRAELLSVLPQFAAEARGHPDRLVAFAVLAWLLDETPRALRAFDEAFDRWGPRGPLPDALGGAAAWTYVEQGRWGRAQEACARSAALGTTAGLDHTVACAAAVEATVLAYQGDTTAARARATTALALVDPLESRSVAIYARRALGAAALADGAHDTAYDQLRKIFTAEGDPVHYHASYPALADLAAAAVRGGRREEAGKLVERAAHALADDASPRLRALIERARGLLADPVAAEPHFRAALADPVLAHWPFEYAQTLLDLAEWLRRRRRVAEARAPLTEALEVFRRLGARPWAERARTEARAAGLDIADTAPDALAELSPQQRQIVGLAARGMTNREIGERLFLSPRTVGSHLYRSFPKLGVTARSQLRDLLEGPLAASGHES; translated from the coding sequence GTGTACGAGGAGCAGGCAGGCGATGTGACAGGGATCGTCGGCCGGGACGCGGAACTGGCGCGCCTGTTCCGTGCGGTGGACGCCGAGGCGTCGGCGGAGCCGGTGCTCGTGCTGCTCGGGGACGTGGGCGCGGGCAAGAGCACGCTGCTGGACCGCGCGGTGGGCCGAGCCGCGGCGAGGGGCGCACGTGTCCTGCGCGCGACGGGCAGCGAGTCGGAGTCGCACCTCGCCTTCTCCGCTCTGCACCTGCTGCTGCGGCCGGTGGCGGACGAGGTCGACGCCCTGCCGGAGAGACAGCGCGCGGCGCTGCACGGAGCCTTCGGGGCCGACCCGGCCCCGGAGGAGCCCGACGCGATGCTCATCGGCGTCGCCGTCCTGCACCTGCTCTCCGCCGTGGGGGAGCGAGGTCCTGTGCTGGTGGTCCTGGACGACGCGCAGTGGTTCGACCGAGCCTCCCTCGACGCCCTCTCCTTCGCCGCCCGACGGCTGGCGGGTGAACCGTTCACGCTGCTCCTTGCGGCACGGACCGGCGACCGTCTGCCGGGCTTCGGCCACCACGTGCCGACCTTGACGGTGGGCGCGCTCGACGACGCCGCGGCCGAGCGGCTGCTGGAGGCGCGGCCCCGACCGCCGTCCGGCCACACGCGGCGGCGGATCCTCGACCAGGCGGAGGGCAACCCGCTGGCACTGCTCGAACTCACCCGGGCGGCCACGGCACATGGCACCACAGGGCCTGACCTCCTGGCACGTGACACCTCGGGGCCCTCGTCCGTAGGCCCGCTGCCGCTCACCGACCACCTCGAACACGTCTTCGCGGCCCGCCTGGACGGCCTGCCGGCCACCACCCGACGCGCCCTCCTGCTGCTCGCCGCCATGGACACGGTCGACGCCGAGACCGCCGCTCGGGCCGCGCTGCCGGACGCCCGGGACGAGGCATGGCTGCCCGCCGAGCAGGCCGAGCTGATCCGGAGGAGCGGCCGGGGCCCGCGCTTCAGCCATCCCCTGGTCCGCTCCGCCGTGTACCACGCCGCTTCCCCCGAAGCCCAGAGCGCGGCCCACTCGGCACTCGCCGAACGGCTGGGCGAGGAGCCGGACCGAGGGGCCTGGCACCGGGCGGCCGCGGCCACCGCGCCGGACGCGGAGGTGGCGGCCGAGCTGGCGCGGACCGCGGAGCGGGCGCGGCGCCGTGGTGGTCACGCGGCAGCGGCGAGCGCCCTGCGACGCGCCGCGGACCTCGCCCCGCGACGTGCGGACAGCGCCCGGCTCCTCGTCGCGGCCGCCGGGCAGGCGGTGCTCACCGGTGACCTCGCCTGGGTGGAGGAGCTGGCCGGGGAGGTCCGCGCGCGGACCGACGACGCCGCGCTCCTGGCCGAAGTCGCCGCACAGGTCGGACGGTTGGCCACCCTCACCGTCCGGCACTCCGTGGTCTTTGCCCGACTGGCCGACGCCGCGGCGGAGTCGGCGTCCGAGCGGCCCGCCACCGCCCTCGACCTGCTGGCCGGTGCGGCCGTGACCGGCTTCTACTGCGGGCGGGAGGACCAGCGCCGCCGTATCCAGGCCGTCCTCAAGAGCCTTCCGCAGGATGGGCCCCAGGCGTGGCTGCGCGCCTGGGTGCGGGCCGTCGCCGACCCCTTCGACGACAGGGCCGAACTCCTCTCCGTGCTTCCGCAGTTCGCTGCCGAAGCACGGGGGCACCCCGACCGGCTCGTCGCCTTCGCGGTCCTGGCGTGGCTCCTCGACGAGACGCCGCGGGCCCTCCGCGCCTTCGACGAGGCATTCGACCGCTGGGGTCCGCGCGGCCCGCTGCCGGACGCGCTGGGCGGCGCGGCCGCCTGGACCTATGTGGAACAAGGACGGTGGGGACGGGCCCAGGAAGCCTGCGCCCGCAGCGCTGCCCTCGGCACCACTGCCGGTCTCGACCACACCGTGGCCTGCGCGGCCGCGGTGGAGGCCACCGTGCTCGCCTACCAGGGAGACACCACGGCGGCCCGCGCCAGAGCCACCACCGCGCTCGCCCTGGTGGACCCGTTGGAGAGCCGCTCGGTCGCGATCTACGCCCGCCGCGCACTCGGCGCCGCCGCGCTCGCGGACGGCGCGCATGACACGGCGTACGACCAACTCCGCAAGATCTTCACGGCAGAGGGCGACCCCGTCCACTACCACGCCTCGTATCCGGCCCTCGCGGATCTGGCCGCCGCCGCGGTGCGCGGCGGTCGGCGCGAGGAGGCGGGCAAGCTCGTCGAGCGCGCCGCCCATGCCCTCGCCGACGACGCGTCGCCCCGGCTGCGCGCACTGATCGAGCGGGCCCGTGGTCTGCTGGCCGACCCCGTGGCCGCCGAGCCCCACTTCAGGGCGGCGCTCGCCGATCCGGTCCTGGCGCACTGGCCCTTCGAGTACGCCCAGACCCTGCTGGACCTCGCCGAGTGGCTGCGGCGTCGGCGACGCGTCGCGGAGGCGCGGGCGCCGCTCACCGAAGCCCTGGAGGTCTTCCGCCGACTGGGCGCCCGCCCGTGGGCCGAGCGCGCTCGGACCGAAGCGCGCGCCGCGGGCCTCGACATCGCGGACACCGCCCCCGACGCACTCGCCGAACTCTCTCCGCAGCAACGGCAGATCGTCGGTCTCGCGGCCCGTGGCATGACCAACCGGGAGATCGGCGAGCGGCTCTTCCTGTCCCCGCGCACCGTCGGCTCCCACCTCTACCGCAGCTTCCCCAAGCTGGGCGTCACCGCCCGCTCCCAACTGCGCGACCTCCTCGAAGGACCCCTCGCCGCCTCCGGCCACGAGTCCTGA
- a CDS encoding TetR/AcrR family transcriptional regulator produces the protein MEMTEGGLREQGKAQRRIRILDATRQLLRDRPESVISTERIAERAEVSPATVYNLVGPREKIWEALAAGFMDELEQRLAAQGDGGPREVVRSTVGLFVDDPVVSSRMVREWEESGLALGRSPLTQLRRAMAETRTQGVLRADVDTDALAATVATSCVGALHQWVAGLIDDGRFLKRSLFAVDVALAAAASDACRDELIAPLLARDTA, from the coding sequence ATGGAGATGACCGAAGGCGGGCTGCGCGAGCAGGGGAAGGCTCAGCGGCGCATCCGGATACTGGACGCGACGCGCCAACTCCTGCGGGACAGGCCGGAGTCAGTGATCAGCACCGAGCGGATCGCCGAGCGCGCGGAGGTCTCTCCGGCCACCGTGTACAACCTGGTCGGGCCCCGGGAGAAGATCTGGGAGGCGCTCGCCGCCGGGTTCATGGACGAGCTCGAGCAGCGCCTGGCGGCGCAGGGGGACGGTGGCCCTCGGGAGGTCGTCCGATCGACCGTCGGACTGTTCGTGGACGACCCGGTCGTGTCGAGTCGCATGGTGCGGGAGTGGGAGGAGAGCGGCCTCGCGCTCGGCCGCAGCCCCCTCACCCAACTGCGCCGGGCAATGGCCGAGACGCGGACGCAGGGCGTCCTGCGCGCCGACGTCGATACCGACGCGCTGGCCGCCACGGTCGCCACGTCGTGCGTGGGCGCGCTGCACCAGTGGGTCGCCGGTCTGATCGACGACGGCCGGTTCCTCAAGCGCTCCCTGTTCGCCGTGGACGTCGCGCTCGCCGCGGCAGCCTCGGACGCGTGTCGCGACGAACTGATAGCACCGCTCCTGGCCCGGGACACGGCGTGA
- a CDS encoding HEAT repeat domain-containing protein, protein MTTDTDTDTDTTADATTDATTATDPESLRALQKLADANPSVRLQAALALGTRPGPRFVVPLVERCAVEPEFFVREMLTWALTRHSPAAVLPPLVEELRSPHAQARSQALHTLSKIGDPRAWPALTRAHLTDLDDEVARSAWRAAVVLVPEGEQAALAAVLASQLGRGERLTRRSLSRALITLGEVVLPSLRAAATATDPGVRQHALATERLLADPDAGFEFALDEAKRIMALGTGGQEE, encoded by the coding sequence ATGACCACGGACACGGACACGGACACGGACACGACTGCGGACGCGACCACAGACGCAACCACTGCGACGGACCCCGAATCGCTCCGAGCTCTCCAGAAGCTGGCGGACGCCAACCCGTCGGTGCGGCTCCAGGCAGCGCTCGCCCTCGGTACGAGGCCCGGCCCCCGGTTCGTCGTGCCCCTCGTCGAACGATGCGCGGTCGAGCCCGAGTTCTTCGTACGCGAGATGCTGACCTGGGCGCTCACCCGCCACTCCCCCGCGGCGGTGCTCCCGCCGCTCGTCGAAGAACTGCGTTCACCGCATGCGCAGGCGCGCAGCCAGGCCCTGCACACCCTGTCCAAGATCGGAGACCCGCGGGCCTGGCCGGCCCTCACCCGGGCGCATCTGACCGACCTCGACGACGAAGTGGCGCGCAGCGCCTGGCGTGCGGCGGTCGTCCTCGTGCCCGAGGGGGAGCAGGCCGCGCTGGCCGCTGTCCTGGCGAGCCAGCTCGGGCGCGGCGAGCGCCTGACGCGACGGAGCCTGAGCCGGGCGCTGATCACGCTCGGCGAGGTGGTCCTGCCGTCGCTGCGCGCCGCGGCGACAGCGACCGACCCCGGCGTACGGCAGCACGCCCTGGCCACCGAGCGGCTGCTGGCCGACCCGGACGCCGGATTCGAGTTCGCCCTCGACGAGGCGAAGCGGATCATGGCCCTCGGAACCGGTGGTCAGGAGGAATGA
- a CDS encoding MBL fold metallo-hydrolase produces the protein MDQITLGDVTITRIREYYGPVDMSPDTFFPQSPKEAWEDNSAWLTPHFLDAGTNVVHSAIQTWLLRSEGKNILVDTGVGNHKERPYAPVWSHLDTDFLGQLARAGVEPEDVDIVINTHLHVDHVGWNTCLDGRQWVPTFPNASYLIPKEDFDFWNPENGHEPVLGRGNQNVFEDSVAPVHRAGLTLLWENSHRIDAALRLDAAPGHTPGSSVLTLASGTDRAVFVGDLLHSPVQILEPDANSCFCEDPARARATRRTVLGRAADSNALVIPAHLGGHSAAEVMREGGKFAIKGWAPFTPLTPYTGRS, from the coding sequence ATGGACCAGATCACGCTCGGCGACGTCACCATCACCCGGATCCGGGAGTACTACGGACCCGTCGACATGTCCCCCGACACCTTTTTCCCGCAAAGCCCCAAGGAGGCGTGGGAGGACAACTCCGCCTGGCTGACCCCGCATTTCCTCGACGCAGGAACCAACGTCGTGCATTCCGCGATCCAGACCTGGCTGCTGCGCAGCGAGGGCAAGAACATCCTGGTCGACACCGGTGTGGGCAATCACAAGGAGCGCCCGTACGCACCGGTCTGGAGCCACCTCGACACGGACTTCCTGGGCCAGCTCGCGCGCGCCGGGGTCGAGCCCGAGGACGTGGACATCGTGATCAACACGCATCTGCACGTTGATCACGTCGGCTGGAACACCTGTCTCGACGGACGGCAATGGGTTCCGACGTTCCCCAACGCCAGTTATCTGATCCCGAAAGAGGACTTCGACTTCTGGAATCCCGAGAACGGCCACGAGCCGGTCCTGGGGCGTGGCAATCAGAACGTCTTCGAGGACAGCGTGGCGCCCGTGCACCGGGCGGGCCTTACACTGCTGTGGGAGAACAGCCACCGGATCGACGCCGCCCTGCGTCTGGACGCGGCCCCCGGCCACACCCCCGGCTCCTCCGTGCTCACCCTCGCGTCCGGCACGGACCGCGCGGTGTTCGTCGGCGACCTGCTGCACAGCCCCGTCCAGATCCTCGAACCCGACGCCAACAGCTGCTTCTGCGAGGACCCCGCCCGCGCCCGCGCCACCCGTCGCACGGTGCTCGGCCGGGCGGCGGACAGCAACGCGCTCGTCATCCCCGCGCACCTGGGCGGCCACAGCGCCGCCGAAGTCATGCGCGAGGGAGGCAAGTTCGCCATCAAGGGCTGGGCCCCCTTCACGCCCCTCACGCCCTACACCGGCCGGTCCTGA
- a CDS encoding carboxylesterase/lipase family protein yields MHHHPHPVVTTAQGAVRGRRQHDGTAVFLDIPYAAPPRGADRFAPPRPHAPWDGVRDATAPGPTAPQSARKLGSVDMSPYFGAGWSRGADHLTVNVFTPAPTGHPLPVMVFVHGGGFVAGSTRSALYDGSAFARDGVVLVTLNYRLGIPGFLDLPGAPANRGLLDVVAALRWARRNIAAFGGDPHNVTLFGQSAGATIVGGVLATCEADGLFHRAIVQSGSGLGAFSSEQAARVTEATTRILGVEPHADALTHLSDESLVRAAAQLSGIDLRTDTDHDPLAGLSPFSLVLDTQPARSVATGQGTAVDLLIGTNAEEGNLYLAPVDKYATSTAADVDDIAARSHSDPARLVSAYRASRPTASFGELRSAVLGDALFGAGTWALAGVHAAHLQSATFAYEFAWRSRALNGQLGATHTMELPYVFDLAHLPQLRGENALLGPDRPPARLATQLHQAWIRFATTGDPGWRPYDTKDRTTMRIDTEWTEINDPRHQERRAWS; encoded by the coding sequence GTGCACCACCACCCCCATCCCGTCGTCACCACCGCACAGGGGGCCGTCCGCGGGCGGCGCCAACACGACGGCACGGCCGTCTTCCTGGACATCCCCTACGCCGCACCGCCCCGTGGCGCCGACCGCTTCGCCCCACCGCGGCCGCACGCGCCCTGGGACGGCGTGCGCGATGCCACCGCACCCGGGCCCACCGCACCCCAGTCCGCACGCAAGCTCGGCAGCGTGGACATGTCCCCCTACTTCGGGGCCGGTTGGAGCCGCGGCGCGGACCATCTCACCGTCAACGTCTTCACACCCGCGCCCACGGGGCACCCCCTGCCGGTCATGGTGTTCGTCCACGGCGGTGGATTCGTCGCCGGTTCGACGCGGTCCGCGCTGTACGACGGGTCCGCGTTCGCCCGGGACGGCGTCGTCCTGGTCACCCTCAACTACCGGCTCGGCATCCCCGGTTTCCTCGATCTTCCCGGCGCCCCGGCGAACCGGGGCCTGCTCGACGTGGTCGCCGCGCTCCGCTGGGCGCGGCGGAACATCGCCGCCTTCGGCGGGGACCCCCACAACGTCACCTTGTTCGGCCAGTCCGCCGGGGCCACCATCGTCGGCGGCGTCCTCGCCACCTGTGAGGCCGACGGCCTGTTCCACCGGGCGATCGTCCAAAGCGGCAGCGGTCTGGGCGCGTTCAGCAGTGAACAGGCCGCCCGCGTGACCGAGGCGACCACCCGGATCCTGGGAGTCGAGCCGCACGCCGACGCCCTCACCCACCTCTCCGACGAGTCCCTGGTGCGGGCGGCCGCACAGCTCTCGGGCATCGACCTGCGCACCGACACCGACCACGACCCACTGGCCGGACTCAGCCCGTTCAGCCTGGTCCTGGACACCCAGCCCGCCCGATCCGTCGCCACCGGCCAGGGCACCGCCGTCGACCTTCTCATCGGAACCAACGCCGAAGAAGGCAACCTCTATCTGGCCCCCGTGGACAAGTACGCCACCTCGACCGCCGCCGACGTCGACGACATCGCGGCCCGCTCGCATTCCGACCCGGCCCGCCTCGTCTCGGCGTACCGCGCGAGCCGCCCGACAGCCTCCTTCGGCGAGCTGCGTTCCGCCGTCCTGGGCGACGCCCTGTTCGGCGCGGGCACCTGGGCCCTGGCCGGCGTCCACGCGGCCCACCTCCAATCCGCCACCTTCGCCTACGAGTTCGCCTGGCGCTCCAGGGCACTGAACGGACAACTGGGCGCCACCCACACGATGGAACTCCCCTACGTCTTCGACCTCGCCCACCTCCCCCAACTGCGGGGCGAGAACGCCCTGCTGGGCCCCGACCGACCCCCGGCACGCCTCGCCACCCAGCTGCACCAGGCGTGGATCCGCTTCGCCACCACCGGCGATCCCGGCTGGCGCCCCTACGACACCAAGGACCGCACCACGATGCGCATCGACACCGAGTGGACCGAGATCAACGACCCCCGCCACCAGGAACGACGCGCCTGGTCCTGA
- a CDS encoding HEAT repeat domain-containing protein has translation MLIGDVARRSGVSARMLRHYDTLGLVRPTGRTRGGYRAYSDQDIQRIFHVESLRSLGLSLREVAAALDDPAFAPARLVDDLIRQTQERIAAETALLTRLRGISAAEPDDWQDVLHTVALLHALGSQNPGKRQRAALASAHDGPLPTDALADAVLNEADTNVAGALRWALAQTGVSALPALGKALHSPVGEVRGRAVLSIAEIEDGEATALLRDALAHSDTDVRRRAALALGTRGIPEAIPTLVDMVVEAANDVDAADALGALAGDPARAEQIAARLIDHLTRHGTDAPARRRLTQALADIPGATATQALTRLTHDDDRAVALTATYTLTLRPAAG, from the coding sequence ATGCTGATCGGCGACGTGGCGCGGCGCTCCGGAGTGAGCGCCCGCATGCTCCGCCACTACGACACGCTCGGCCTGGTGCGTCCCACGGGCCGTACCCGGGGCGGCTACCGCGCGTACTCCGACCAGGACATCCAGCGGATCTTCCACGTCGAGAGCCTGCGGTCCCTGGGGCTTTCCCTGCGCGAAGTCGCCGCCGCCCTCGACGATCCCGCCTTCGCTCCCGCGCGCCTCGTCGACGACCTGATCCGGCAGACCCAAGAACGCATCGCGGCGGAGACCGCGCTCCTCACGCGGCTCCGCGGGATCAGCGCGGCGGAACCCGACGACTGGCAGGACGTCCTGCACACCGTCGCGCTCCTGCACGCCCTGGGATCGCAGAACCCGGGGAAACGCCAACGGGCCGCCCTGGCCTCGGCGCACGACGGCCCGCTGCCCACGGACGCCCTGGCCGACGCCGTACTGAACGAGGCGGACACGAACGTCGCCGGGGCCCTGCGATGGGCCCTGGCCCAGACCGGCGTCAGCGCCCTGCCCGCGCTGGGGAAGGCCCTGCACTCACCCGTGGGCGAGGTGCGCGGGCGTGCGGTCCTGAGCATCGCCGAGATCGAGGACGGCGAGGCGACCGCACTGCTGCGGGACGCCCTCGCGCACTCCGACACCGACGTCCGCCGACGTGCGGCACTGGCCCTGGGAACGCGCGGGATCCCCGAGGCGATCCCCACGCTCGTCGACATGGTCGTCGAAGCGGCCAACGACGTGGACGCGGCCGACGCGCTCGGAGCGCTGGCGGGCGACCCCGCACGCGCCGAACAGATCGCCGCGCGGCTGATCGACCACCTCACCCGGCACGGCACGGACGCACCGGCTCGCCGTCGTCTCACCCAGGCCCTCGCCGACATCCCGGGAGCCACCGCCACCCAGGCCCTCACCCGCCTCACCCACGACGACGACCGGGCGGTCGCGCTCACCGCGACCTACACGCTCACCCTCCGGCCCGCGGCGGGGTGA
- a CDS encoding alpha/beta fold hydrolase, translating into MRADAPSGPVNFAGRDGAPLTADTWGDASSPPLVLLHGGGQTRHAWGRTGPRLAALGWRVIAPDLRGHGTSAWSADGDYDLDLFADDVRTLVAALGDRPLLVGASLGGLSSLLAAGERPRAAVRALVLVDVAHRPDPRGVRRIIAFMRRRPEGFASVEEAAAAVSAYVPRRTGPYDPEGLRNNLRRHGDRWVWHWDPRLLDSFEDRMDPPGMAERLLDAARHADVPTLLVRGGLSDVVREDIAEEFCAEVPHARYVDVVDAGHMVVGDRNELFIDALIPFLRHVV; encoded by the coding sequence GTGAGGGCCGACGCCCCGTCAGGGCCCGTGAACTTCGCGGGCCGTGACGGGGCCCCGCTCACGGCGGACACCTGGGGTGACGCTTCCTCACCTCCCCTCGTCCTGCTGCACGGCGGTGGCCAGACACGACACGCGTGGGGCCGGACCGGCCCCCGGCTGGCCGCGCTCGGATGGCGGGTCATCGCCCCGGACCTGCGCGGGCACGGCACCAGCGCGTGGTCGGCCGACGGTGACTACGACCTCGACCTGTTCGCCGACGACGTCCGGACACTCGTCGCCGCGCTCGGGGACCGACCGCTGCTCGTCGGCGCTTCACTCGGCGGTCTGAGCTCACTGCTCGCCGCCGGGGAGAGGCCCAGGGCGGCGGTCCGCGCGCTGGTGCTCGTCGACGTCGCCCATCGACCGGATCCTCGCGGGGTTCGCCGGATCATCGCGTTCATGCGCCGTCGCCCCGAAGGATTCGCGAGCGTCGAGGAGGCGGCAGCGGCGGTCTCCGCATACGTGCCGCGCCGCACGGGGCCGTACGATCCCGAGGGCCTGCGGAACAATCTGCGACGGCACGGCGACCGCTGGGTGTGGCACTGGGATCCCCGGTTGCTGGACAGCTTCGAGGACCGGATGGACCCGCCCGGCATGGCCGAGCGCCTCCTCGACGCCGCCCGTCATGCCGACGTGCCGACCCTGCTCGTGCGCGGCGGGCTCAGCGACGTGGTGCGCGAGGACATCGCGGAGGAGTTCTGCGCCGAGGTCCCCCACGCGCGGTACGTCGATGTGGTCGACGCGGGACACATGGTCGTCGGCGATCGGAACGAGCTCTTCATCGATGCGCTCATCCCGTTCCTGCGGCACGTCGTGTAG